The Corythoichthys intestinalis isolate RoL2023-P3 chromosome 1, ASM3026506v1, whole genome shotgun sequence genomic interval AAACTAAGAGTTAAAGATTGACATCTTGACTTGCTCATCAAATCCTTCATTGTACATTAATTTGAGGAAGAGATAAGCCATTGTGGTGAACTATAAGTGCATCACATTCAATAAATTACAgtagtttgttttattgttatccACATAAATAGCACAAAATTACTCATTACTAGCAAAGTCAATATCGCTATGTGCTCTCAAAATATCGCTATGTGCTCTCAAAATAGTGAAGCAAGCCCTTCTGGGTGTAAgtgatgtgctttttttttatttctcttaCTAAAATAAAGAGTCATTGCGCATCCACTCTAGTGGATGGCAGCGGTGCCGTCATATTCAGTGTTGTAAACCAAGACCCGATCTCACAAAACAAGGTCCAGGaagtgtttgaaaaacttttgcCTGCAGTACCAGAAATTGGCAATTGGGTCTGGGCTCCTCTAGTTTGAAATAGAGTTTACACTGACACACAATTTTAAACTTCCTGATCTCACtattaaaataaaagtacacgtaGTCCTTAGTCGCAGGAAGAGTCAGCGCCAGGGGAGAAGCAGCAACagcataaaaacaaagaaatttgTTTAGTAAAGCCTTGTTCTGAGCTATTTGTTGGTTAATACTATCGACGCTAATAGCTTAGCCTCACTCGCGACAATACTTTATGCTCGTTGTGTTTGTATTGGCTGTAGTCAGTTGTGGATTATGTCTCctttagtgttgtatcggtcgcgaacgattcgttctttttgaacgaattgttttggtgaacgagaccgaactaatcatcatctgcactgattcgttctatgaaggtggtgcttgttcgctgcgtgggagggcgttgagcaagcggcagcgtcttcatgacatcgcacacgaccaatcagacgccagcctcatcgcggccaggggagggagcggaaacagaatcagggcgtttgtcactcacgtccacgtgtggccaataagcagccagcgtgcaggcaggggggcaagactgagttttgtcacttcccgttcagtgactcggtcctccggttcctgacctagcttgctgctaacttgattttccagtaatgactatgcggtgaacgaatcagaaaatgaaaggaaatgactttgtcacatatttgttaacgtggagcctatcaaatgctgctcaaaaagacaaaaacaccacacaaatctagcgagcattgtttagagtagtacttttctcaacaaactcgtgactgcctatgacgacatactatcaaaatttacagtaatttaaaacacgggtagctacgaggcaagcaaaagctgagctgcagtcgcgtgacggcagtgaagcgggcagagaactgtcactatatggaggcttcatggcagcgatatttacctcatatgtgcacagaaaaaaatatttagtatgatcaccataatactgatttgcaatgaaactgtatatacatgtcaatttttttcccgagtgttttatttttttttttttcgtgtcagcgtgtcgggtgttggttggtttgacaaattatgtcaatccgtccatcatgtgctactcaagcgcccaaaacaacgcacgcagacacgggagatgtcgcaatatgtctacatttttcttaacagactaatgagagtagaaaggcgacatcgtaaagagctaacaattatttctcgtcagcatttgacgatctgagatgcggggacgacaggggagctgaccggattattttatttattaataccagtgcaaaaaaacaatatgatcaccataatactgatttgcaatgaaactgtatatacatgtaatttttttccgagtgttttttttttttttttttcgtgtcaggtgttggttggtttgacaaattatgtcaatccgtccatcatgtgctactcaagcgcccaaaaacaaagcacgcggacacgggagatgtcgcaatatgtctacatttttcttaacagactaatgagagtagaaaggcgacatcgtaaagagcaaacaattatttctcgtcagcatttgacgatctgagatgcggggacgacaggggagctgaccggattattttatttattaataccagtgcaaaaattcaacacgatcatcttaatacaaaaaaacaaaaatacaacagagcgagatgtaaatatgatgtgttggtcgttccatattcagaaattaaactttcgatgtatttttattttcgtgacagcaaacatgctgtatatgtgattgtaagcgtgatcaagaacctgctaaagaaagtccgtgcgcccccgccccctactcccctcacaaaaggaaaatgtttaaccgtgtcctaaatcgaaatgcaagcacgagccatgactttgagcccatagaactaggacagacgacgcggaagttctccctcgcttttgcagcagcaggagggagacgaggctgtctgtgaaagcagaatgataccgcctgtcactcatttctgaaactacgacgagtggtcaatgtggaagagagggagggaccaagcaatgtcacttcccgttcagttatactgcgaagcggtctttggtgattcgttcggcaacgtcacttcccgttcagtaaccgaacgattcgtttgggcagggagggagatgaggggggcgaacgattcgttgaacgatttgtttgaacgaatctttttactgaacgaaccggaatggattcgtttactcaagtgaacgacaaatctcgtcactagtCTCCTTACTTGTCTGCTAAACCAtagattgttaaaaaaatgtaaaacacactttttgaaacaaaagaaaatcaGCATATTTAACTTATGTGGTACAACATATGaagagacaaacaaacaaatacttAAAAGTCCTGTATTTGAGAGCACTGCCAAGACTAAAACATGTCAAAAGAATTTCTGATgaagaaaaataaactaattttaTTTCACTGTAAACACAGAACTACTGCCACAGACCACTGTTGTATTTTATACACTCATGTGCGACGCGACGACTTCGACTCCCATTGTCCCTAACGAAAAAGTATTTTTGCAAAACTTGGCACCGGGCACTGTTGTAATTTTCACCAGGGGTTCGTATTATGGCAGTTGGGGTTCGTGTCATGGCTATTTGCATTTGTGGTGTGGCTATTTACAATCGTGCTTTGGCCAATTtgcattcatgctttttttctttcgcAAAgtatttggactttgcatttcgcctgacacttcTCGGCCACCGTTAACAGCACCTGCGCGTCCTATCTCATAGACTGATGTAGAGAACGCGTACcactcagcccaaatatggccTCCACAAATGTATAGAATGTCATGCGGGCTGTTGTGGTGGTGGTTTGACCAGTGAAATGTGAGCTTTAAATGCGAGCCGGCAAATGCTAATGGTGACACCACTGGTGTCATGTCCAGTTGTTCAGTCTATAGTATTAACTTGTTTTTTCGATTAACTTAAAACATGCAAGTAGACCTTAAATGAGCTAGCCAGGGATGCAGGGATGAGGGAACAAATTGAATTTGTTTCACGCAAATACTGAGATATCAACTTACTGTCACTTTTGGTCGATCGAGAAAGGATctcttgttgcattgcttctgcaTAGCCACCAGCTTCTCAATCATTTCCTGCTGCTGTGGATCCAGTGAAGCTACTTCTTGTGGAGGAGTGGGAGTGAGCACTGTGGACGAGCGAGCCGTTTCGTCATCCTGCTGCTTCTTCATCTTCTTCAGACGAATTTGTTCTTCAGAAAGCACACCTATGTGCCATCAAGCACAGCAAAATTTCAACTAATGCACAGGCACAAAACTGATTATGAAATACCATGATGTTAGCATAACCAATGCAATGAAATTTCAGATTGAATTGCCCCGCAAACACTCACACTGCTCTAGCATGCCTGCCTCACGACACTTGCGTAGGCGGCATTGCTGGCACTTGCGTCGCATGTACATGTCCATTTCACACCGTCCATTGTTCTTGCAAGTGTACTGAGCACTTTTAATGACACTACGTCGGAAAAAGCCCTTGCAGccctcacagcttagcacattgTAGTGGAATCCAGAGGCCTTGTCACCACATACACTGCACACCTCATTTCCCAGCATCTTGGGGGCAGGACCCTTCTTTCGCTTCACCGGGTGACCATCTACACAATATGGAAATAAGAAGTGATAAAGCCGTTAAATTTCATTTTCGTtacattcttcaaggaaaaaaacGTACCTGATTTTATGAAGCTCAACAGACAATAGCTATGCGCAAAAACAATAATCACAACATCACAGAGCCCTTTCGCTGTGACTTCTTATAAACAAAACAATAGCTACAGTCTACACTGAATATATCAACAATGTCAAACACAAAGTGGACGAAAATCTGATCCTGGCCATTGGAGAGATTGCCATCATCACATACTAAACCAATActtataaaaacatttattggttACAACTTGCATTTTTTGGTGATAAGACTGAGCATTTCGCCATAAATCACAGATCATTGGCCTGTAGTACGAACGGAGTTCAACCTATCCAGACGTAACCCAGGGTTCCAGCGGGAAACCagggttgacaaaacctggttatcTAGTTTGGGGttaatcggtgctacgacgctgataaTGAAGCTGATTTGCTGAACCTGTGTTAACCCAATCAGAGTTACTGcgtgttcacataaaagggacgGATACCAGAGTCAAACttttgacgatggcacgggcaccttatttCTCAGACGAGGAATGCGCGATAATTATGCGGAGTTATGAAGAATTTAAATCCACCCttaccgcgaaatccaacaccgctttaGCTAGTAGAGCGCGACTGGTCTGTTGGCAGCGAATTACAGCTCGTGTGAATGTGTAAGTATGCCAGTTTTATTTATGTcctagaaataaagcctgctgtcaggacaataaaataggatttggtacgttaactgcaagaaataatttatcgtatttgcatcaccacatgaaggaggatgattgtatgtttagtccccttgactgtatGAGACTACTAGTATGTATGTCCTTTGAACATCTTCAGAGGCAACAGCAGCAGAAAACGCACCTGGTAACAGGTCAAAATGAAATATAAGAACATCATTCAAAATGGTAAGTGTGTGTAGTGGGGATGGGGGCAACAGGAGAGAGAGTGAGGAAATGAAAATGTGCTTTTCTTTCTCACAGCCAACAAGAAGAAAGTTGCAGTGAGGGACACAGGAGGAGGAAGTGCACCAGAGTCCTTCACTGTGGCTGAAGAGTTGGCCCTAGCCAACAACAGTggcaggccaattttaaaagggGTGGAGGGAGTGCTGTCCACTCCTGGTGCAGTGGAAATGTCCACCCTCTATGTGTGGGGTATTATATGGCATTGAGGTTTCATGTTAAGAGGACTTGTGTTTTTATTCAAAACAGTGACATGTCATGTGTTGTGTTTTTATGCAGTTGAGGATGGACACATGGCGACCACTACTCCAACGCAGCGTATGAACAGTGAAACTCGGTCCCGGCGTGCTGTTTAAATAGGGCGTGGTTAATCAGAAACCTGGGGTTaatcaagatctaactctgagacgaccaAATTTGAGATATTGCGTGGCACCATTCccaggttccaacatatccagctTTTGCAGTCCTGATTAGCCGGAAAGTTAGGCTGCATGCGATGAAGTTACTCTCAAATTTACCCTGATAAGCCAGAAAACCAGCTTCGTAGTACAGGCCACTTATTGTAGCATCTCCCACCGATCACAAGAGACATTAGTCAGTGAACTATGTTTATTATTTACAAAACACATCTACTGTGTCCGTAGATgacaccaaacaaaaaaaaaaaagcaggattTTAAGTTAAGATCAGTGCATACACGCAGTTTGTATAGTCTGTGGCTTCCAAAGCGGGAAACACTTAACGTTTTATGTTTAAAAACAACAATCAGTTTTCCCCACAATTTCTGAGGCACCCCTTCTAATGCCCACCTCGAGCTGACAATATAAGAATACTCATctcatttttaatgtttagatATTTCCATACTTTAAAGACACCTGGATCAAGAACAAAAATCTTTatacctttaaaaaaacaaaacaaaaacaaaaaaacctataAAGTCAACATGTGTGTTCTACGGAAAAGTGAAGTGATATAAACTATAACTTAAACATGACAGAACAATGACTTTACATATAAATTCTGAATAATTGAAACCCTGAAATTGGAGTGCAAGAGTTTTCTTTTACCTGTGCCAGTGTCGCTCACATCAGGCTTGGTTTCATTTGGCTCAACTGGCAAAGGGCTGCTCATCCTGGTGAGAGTAGGGCCATTCTGAGGGAGGTTGGAGAAATCATCTGGCTGGGACAGGTCACCATGAGATTGTATGCTTTCATGCTTCATTGTGGTGCTGCCACTGCTCTCCTCCACCATGAAATCCTTTTGCTGTTCCGTAGCCCCGCCAAAAGCTttagtctcatctgaccaggagGACAACATTTTTCACCAATTTGAAcagtacaaaaaaattatttttgatgcTGGATCCAGTCAATTGTGTatacacaacatattttgaaacCGGAGATCAGGATTATCTATACAGAGCAATGCAGTTCAATTAAGTtaattatgttatgttaaagaccatggaatttatcttttaattacAAACAACTTACCATGACTAACATCTGGGATATCAGTCCCAGTCAGCGTTGACATCTTCTGTACAGCTCGTTGTCATTACGAAATCTATGTTTctatggaaaacaaaaaacagacggGGAAAGGCGTGATAAAGAATCAATAATGAGGGGAATACACTGGATTGTCTGGGttccttaaagggttaaggaaGCAAAATGGTATTTTTCTAAACATAAAGGGGGTGCAAAcataggtacagtggggcaaatgagtatttagtcaaccattagttgtgcaagttctcccatttgaaaatattacacaggcctgtaattgtcaacatgggtaaacctcaaccatgagagacagaatgtggaagaaaaaacagaaaatcccattgattgatttttaaagaatttatttccaaattagagtggaaaataagtatttggtcacctacaaaccttctaacaaggtctaacgaggtctaacgaggctccactctgttacctgtattaatggtacctgttttaacttattatcggtataaaagacacctgtccacaacctcagtcagtcacactccaactccactatggccaaggccaaagagctgtcgaaggacaccagagacaaaattgtagacctgcaccaggctgggaagactgaatctgcaataggtaaaatgcttggtgtaaagaaatcaactgtggaagcaattattagaaaatggaagacatacaagaacactgataatcttcctcgatctggggataatctcccttgatctggggctccatgcaagatctcaccccgtggtgtcaaaatgactacaagaacggtgagcaaaaatcccacgaccacacggggggacctagtgaatgacctacagagagctgggaccacagtaacaaaagctactatcagtaacacaatgctccaccagggactcaaatcctgcactgccagacgtgtccccctgctgaagaaagtacacgtccagcccgtctgcggttcgctagagagtctttggatgatccagaaaaggtctgggagaatgtgttatggtcagatgaaaccaaaatagaactttttggtaaaaacacaggtcctcgtgtttggaggagaaagaatactgaattgcatccgaagaacaccatacccactgtgaagcatgggggtggataagtcatgctttggggctgtttttctgcaaagggaccaggacgactgatctgtgtaaaggaaagaatgaatggggccatgtatcgagagattttgagtgaaaatctccttccatcagcaagggcattgaagatgagacgtagctgggtctttcagcataagaatgatcccaaacacacagccagggcaacaaaggagtggcttcgtaagaagcatttcaaggtcctggagtgaccttgccagtctccagaactcaaccccatagaaaatctgtggagggagttgaaagtctgtgttgcccaacaacagccccaaaaaatcactgctctagaggagatctgcatggaggaac includes:
- the nr1h3 gene encoding oxysterols receptor LXR-alpha isoform X2 — its product is MSTLTGTDIPDVSHDETKAFGGATEQQKDFMVEESSGSTTMKHESIQSHGDLSQPDDFSNLPQNGPTLTRMSSPLPVEPNETKPDVSDTGTDGHPVKRKKGPAPKMLGNEVCSVCGDKASGFHYNVLSCEGCKGFFRRSVIKSAQYTCKNNGRCEMDMYMRRKCQQCRLRKCREAGMLEQCVLSEEQIRLKKMKKQQDDETARSSTVLTPTPPQEVASLDPQQQEMIEKLVAMQKQCNKRSFLDRPKVTPWPQNQDLQNREVRQQRFAHFTELAIMSVQEIVDFAKQLPGFLELTREDQIALLKTSTIEIMLLETSRRYNPAIDSITFLKDFSYNKEDFAKAGLQFEFINPIFEFSKGMNDLQLDEAEYALLIAINIFSADRPNVQDHDLVERLQQPYVDALRSYITIKRPNDHLMFPRMLMKLDKKLPPLLSEIWDVTE
- the nr1h3 gene encoding oxysterols receptor LXR-alpha isoform X1; translated protein: MSTLTGTDIPDVSHDETKAFGGATEQQKDFMVEESSGSTTMKHESIQSHGDLSQPDDFSNLPQNGPTLTRMSSPLPVEPNETKPDVSDTGTDGHPVKRKKGPAPKMLGNEVCSVCGDKASGFHYNVLSCEGCKGFFRRSVIKSAQYTCKNNGRCEMDMYMRRKCQQCRLRKCREAGMLEQCVLSEEQIRLKKMKKQQDDETARSSTVLTPTPPQEVASLDPQQQEMIEKLVAMQKQCNKRSFLDRPKVTPWPQNQDLQNREVRQQRFAHFTELAIMSVQEIVDFAKQLPGFLELTREDQIALLKTSTIEIMLLETSRRYNPAIDSITFLKDFSYNKEDFAKAGLQFEFINPIFEFSKGMNDLQLDEAEYALLIAINIFSADRPNVQDHDLVERLQQPYVDALRSYITIKRPNDHLMFPRMLMKLVSLRTLSSVHSEQVFALRLQDKKLPPLLSEIWDVTE